The genomic interval TTGGCAGCCAGTGATATTGACGAGGTTTGGAGAAAGAAGACAATATTTTAGTTACATATATGAAAATCTTATGTACGATGAAGTAATTAGTATTAATTCCTGTTATTTTTCTGGCGGTAGCCCTGCTTAAATAATATTTTATTTTGTCATAAATTGGTAGTTTGGCTTTTAAATTGACATCTGAATTAATGATATTTTCCACTGCACATTCCGCGAACAATCCGAGCAAAAACGTACGAATATTCGTACATGGAGAGTCAAAAACTTGGAATGAATAGCGTAGAATCGACATAGTGATCCCATGGAGTTGTTTTCGTTAGGGATCAGCATGTCAAAGAGCGGTCAATTTCAGGGTCTCATATCTGGCAAACCTGATCGTAGGAGACTTTTTGGTTCATATCTATTCGGGGTAGTGTATCAGACCTGTTGGTGGCTGCGAAAAACCGCTTTTTTGAATAATAAGTGACATTTTGGTTTAGCGATAGTCAAAACGGAGACTGCCGTTAGGGTTGTCTTTATGATTTTGGGCACCTTAGAATTGAAAATAGGTTGAATTTTCCCTCCAAGTGTATCAGACCTGTTGATGGATTCGTAACTTGTTGTAAATGTGGTAGTGGCATGGTAAGATATGGTAGGTCAGCTCAAAACAAACAGCGTTACTATTGCAAACATTGTAAAAGTACCAGGGTTGAAAATTACTCTTATACAGCGCAGCAACCGGAAATTAATCCAAACATCATATCGCTCACCAAAGAAGGTTGCGGCATCCGTTCCACAGCACGGCTCTTAAGGATTTCAACTATCACAGTCACTTCAAGAATAAAGAAAATAGCTTCTAAGCTCGTTCAACCAACGATTTCGATTGGACAGACTTACGAAGTGGACGAGTTGCGGACTTTTGTCAGAAAAAAGGATAATTTGATCTGGGTGGTTTCAGCCTTTGAAAGAGAAAGTGGCAAAATAGTTTCATCCAAAGTAGGCCGTCGGACCAATAAAACTTTGAAAGTGGTTATTGATACGTTAATAAACCCGGACTGTAAGGCGATTTATACAGATAAATTAAAGAACTACAAATCGCTGATTGACAAAACAATACATCGTACAAAACTTCGAGGGACAAATCATATTGAAAGAGCGCATCTTACTTTAAGAACCCACCGTGTGACGGACCGATCAAGCGTCTCAACCGTAAAACAATTGCTTTTAGCAAGAGCGCAGTCATGCTCAACGCAATTTTGAAGATATACTTCTGGGGATAAAGATTTTGAATTGGGAATGATAGCATCGATAGGGTTGGGGCATTCAGTAATGGTTTATTACAAGAAGCTTTGTGACAAAACGATATCATGTACGTCACAGGTAAGTACCCGACAGCCTCCATGCCATACCGCTTCATCCACCACATCATCATCATCCTGGGAGCCCTTTTCCTCTACCGGGAAAGCCTTGCCCAATCCACCGATGAGGCGGCCGTCCGCCAGAACTTTCCGGTAGTTTCCAAAGTTAGAGCCCAGGCCTTTATTTTGCCACAGCCCAACCAGAGATTGGTCAACTACTTTTCAAGCAACCAGGCTTTGACGGTGAACCTTTTGTTAAAGGATCTTACCAAAACCGGTATACATGTGCACCCGAACATGATCAGCATTTTCCGTATCAAAAAAAGTAGCCGACTTTGAGAACAATTTTACCACCCCGACTGAAGATTTGGATAGTTCTATTAATAGTTGCATTTGGTAGCTCTTGCTCGAAAGATAAAAGTGAAACAGTTCTACCACTTGCAAATACTATTTATGCAGTAAATGAAACTGGGGAAGTCTATGCTGTCGACGCCGAAAACGGGCTCATTAAATGGGTTTATCAGGCAAAGGGGTATATTGATGCAAGTCCAATTGTCAGCAAAGGTGTTTTATACATTGGTGACACCCGGGGTATCTTTGTTGCAATTGATGCGGTAAGTGGGAAAGAAAAATGGCAGGTTGATCTTCGTGGAAGAGATTTGTCTAGCGCAATTGTTTCCGACAATATCGTATATGTTACGATCGGTGCCACTTGCTTTGCTCTCCGCTGTTCTGATGGATCTATTCTTTGGAAATTCGAAACAACAGACAGTATCTACGGCGGACCAGCCATAGCGGGTGAAATGGTTTACTTCGGAGATTACGGGAAACATCTCTAAGCGGTTGATAGAAGGACTGGAAAAGAAAAATGGAAATTTGGAACGAGTGGCGAAATAATTGAAAACCCGATCGTTCGCAATGGTGTAGTTTACGTTAACGATAGCTTTGCAGGAGTTTATGCGCTGAATGCAGTTACCGGGCAAATGAAATGGAAGTTCGATACTAATGGACGTAGTCATGGTTCTCCGGTAATAACAGACTCGGAACTTTACTTTATCCAGATAGATGAATTAATTTCGGTTGATCTCAACACCGGGAAACAAAAATGGTCCTGTGAAATTAATCTGAAGGCAGGCATTGCGAGCCCGACACCAGCAATATCAAATGGGTTAGTTTATGTGCAGGGGCTGACTTATACAAAGGATGTAAGTTTAAACTGGCTTTGCGCAATTGATGCAAAAAATGGCAATCAAAAATGGAGATATGAAGCAAAAAAGCCAAACACTTCGAACTACCTCAGATGGTTTTCTCCTACTGCCAATGAGGGACATGTCTACATAGCCTCCTGGGACGGATACATCAGGTCAATTGACCCGAATACAGGAAAACTGCAATGGGAGCTTGAGACTATCTCCGCTTTTGGCGGCAGTATATGCGTGGCGAGTGCTGAGGGGCGTGTACTCAGAGGGCTTGGACAGATTGATACTTTTGAATAATATCCGTCACAACTGTACAAATCATTTCTTTATAAGCGATTGACTTTAATATGAGAACAAAGTTTGGATTGGGCGCTCTCTTGATTGTCTGGGTGGCAGTTTTATTTTACTCTTGTTCAAAAAACAAGGATAAAAAAGTTGACCCTCAAGCAGGTGCTGTTGTTTATGCCGTAAGCGAATACGGTAAGATCTATGCGATTGATGCCGGGACAGGGATACCGAAATGGGTTTATTTGGCAAAAGGTAATATAAATTCAAGTCCCATTGTAGACGCGGGGACTTTGTACATCGCTGATGTAAGGGGTCGTTTTGTCGCAATTGATGTGAACAACGGTAAGGAAAAATGGTTTCATAATTTGGGTTCCGGAAATGTAACCAGTGCAATTGTCGCTAACAATATCATTTATCTTAC from Dyadobacter sp. NIV53 carries:
- a CDS encoding PQQ-binding-like beta-propeller repeat protein, with the translated sequence MRTILPPRLKIWIVLLIVAFGSSCSKDKSETVLPLANTIYAVNETGEVYAVDAENGLIKWVYQAKGYIDASPIVSKGVLYIGDTRGIFVAIDAVSGKEKWQVDLRGRDLSSAIVSDNIVYVTIGATCFALRCSDGSILWKFETTDSIYGGPAIAGEMVYFGDYGKHL
- a CDS encoding IS1 family transposase, with the translated sequence MVRYGRSAQNKQRYYCKHCKSTRVENYSYTAQQPEINPNIISLTKEGCGIRSTARLLRISTITVTSRIKKIASKLVQPTISIGQTYEVDELRTFVRKKDNLIWVVSAFERESGKIVSSKVGRRTNKTLKVVIDTLINPDCKAIYTDKLKNYKSLIDKTIHRTKLRGTNHIERAHLTLRTHRVTDRSSVSTVKQLLLARAQSCSTQF